CCGAACTGACGTGCGAAACCAGCTAAGGAAAGAAGTGGACGCCATGCACATTGGTCTGATCGGGCTCGGCAAGATGGGCTTCAACATGCGGCAACGCCTCCGCGATGGCGGCGTGACCGTCACCGGATTCGACCGCAATCCGGAGAAGACCGACGTCGCGAGCGTGGACGAGCTCATCAAGGCGCTGCCCACCCCGCGCGTCGTCTGGGTCATGGTGCCCGCCGGTGAGATCACCGACGCGCTGATCCGTGAACTCTCCGAGAAGCTCTCCGCCGGTGACCTGGTGATCGACGGCGGCAACTCCCGCTTCACGGAGGACCAGAAGCACGCCGCGCTGCTCGCCGAGAAGGGCATCCGTTTCGTCGACTGCGGTGTGTCCGGCGGTGTCTGGGGCCTGCAGAACGGCTACGGCCTGATGGTCGGCGGCAGCGCCGAAGACGTCGAAGCGGCCATGCCGGTGTTCGACGCCCTCCGTCCGGAGGGTCCCCGCGAAGACAGCTTCGTCCACGTCGGCGACGTCGGCGCAGGTCACTACGCCAAGATGGTGCACAACGGCATCGAGTACGGCCTCATGCAGGCCTACGCCGAAGGCTACGAACTGCTTGCCGCCAAGGACATCATCAAGGATGTGACCGGCACCTTCCGCGCCTGGCAGAAGGGCACCGTCGTGCGCTCCTGGCTGCTCGACCTCGCCGTCAACGCTCTCGAAGAGGACCCGGGCCTCGACAAGATCGCCGGCTGGGCCGATGACTCCGGTGAAGGCCGCTGGACCGTGGAGGAGGCGATCGCCAACGCGGTGCCCGCCCCCGCGATCACGGCAGCCCTCTTCGCCCGCTTCGTCTCCCGCCAGGAGGATTCGCCCGCCATGAAGATGGTGGCCGCCCTCCGCAACCAGTTCGGGGGCCACGCCGTCAAGCAGGCCGGCACCGACGCCGCGCAGTAGTCAGCCGGCGTGTACCTGGCGCATCTCTCGCTGACGGATTTCCGCAGTTACCCTCAGC
Above is a window of Arthrobacter sp. Y-9 DNA encoding:
- the gnd gene encoding phosphogluconate dehydrogenase (NAD(+)-dependent, decarboxylating), with the protein product MHIGLIGLGKMGFNMRQRLRDGGVTVTGFDRNPEKTDVASVDELIKALPTPRVVWVMVPAGEITDALIRELSEKLSAGDLVIDGGNSRFTEDQKHAALLAEKGIRFVDCGVSGGVWGLQNGYGLMVGGSAEDVEAAMPVFDALRPEGPREDSFVHVGDVGAGHYAKMVHNGIEYGLMQAYAEGYELLAAKDIIKDVTGTFRAWQKGTVVRSWLLDLAVNALEEDPGLDKIAGWADDSGEGRWTVEEAIANAVPAPAITAALFARFVSRQEDSPAMKMVAALRNQFGGHAVKQAGTDAAQ